The DNA region ACACCAGAATATGTCCTGATAATTGGGTCCAgaaatgtttattataaattTTGAGTAAttgaaagtttttttaaatgagaacaACTGAGCAGGAAATATTGAGTTCAACCGATGGCAGCTTAAcaccaaagaaaataatttagaagtaaaagaaattaagaaaactGTTTTCTTACTGTAAATGTTACCGTAGTGATGGAGATAATGGTGTGTACAGGGAGGCAATACAGCAATTTTCAATGTATATTGGAACCGTCAAGCAGAGGTTTATTATGTGTATTATTGGCAAAGGGCACAGTGGTGCACATTAATGAAAAAGTCAGAGGCACCCACAGTGTGTAGCACAGTGAGATTGTTCATGTAGGTGTAGCAGAGCATCATACCTCCTCTCCGACCATGTTCCACAGGTGGACCAGCGGGAGGCCTGTGTTGTTGTCATAGTTCGATACCTTCTCGGAAAGACAAATGAAAGGTTAGAAACAAGTTTGACTCTGCAGAGCGTCAGTGGTGGAGGTGGTCTCACCTGTGCAAGCAGCGCCACTCCTCTGGTCAGCTCCTCCAACGCCGATGTCGCCTCTGGTGAAAAACGATCCTCTCCTGatgaaacacatttcacataGGTCACAACATATCAGTTCCAACTAACTATATCTGCACTTTTCACACAGATTAGTTCAGACTTGGACAAattgacaaattaaattaaGTCAACACTGAAAGAACTGACACTTCCACTGTCAAACTGGTGTTGATTCTGTAagatttaaaatgtctaaagACAAACAATGTTGTACCTGGAATCGGGGCGATGCTGTCGAGCAGCACTTCAGCACCTTGAAAAGGTAGTGTTACAAAATCAGacctggaaaataaaaagagggaaaaggaaaatcaCATGTTAGAAGCATATTTAATCTAAAAAATACTGGGAAAAGTTTTAAAACGTGGAGCTTTAAGAAGTTTTTCTGAAACGTTCTATATTGTCAGTGAGTAATATTAAAACACGTATGATATTAAACCTCCTCTTTGGTGTAGGACTtccagaacaaaaacaatagCCCCCTCTAGAGTCTATCTTACCCTACATGGCAGAGAAATGAGGCTGCACAGGTCACTGCTCCCTGCCGCCCAGCCCACAACAGCACCAGCACAGTGAGCGACCCCAGTGAGCGACCCCAGTCAGTGACCCCACTCATCCCTGTCATAGCCCCTTCAGTCTCCTGCCCTCTGGGAGAAGATGCCAGACGCTGATACACCACACTGAGAAACATTTTTATCCACCAGGCTATGATTCTGCTcggctctctccccctctgcctccAAGCAGTCTGGACTGTGAACTTACCCACTGCCCCCTCTACAGGTCCGGCAGTAGCCGCCACGGGAACCTTTTATACCACTATTCACGCTGAGCATGGCATGTTACTGGCATATCGTTCCACCACTACTTGCCCtacatttgttttcaatacAGGTCTGGCGTTGATCTGGATTGTGAAGTCCAGAGAAGTCCTGGCAGTATGCTTCCAAGAAACCCTTTTCAATTTTAAAGTTTTGAGTGTAACAACATGTCTCAACTTTACATGAACACTGTAATCTTACACCAATGAGGTCACCTTGAGTCAGAGTCTGCGCAGTAGCGAACATGGGATGGAGCTGGTgagtctcaactgtcaatcactgacatttcaccccactttttatagcattaaataaGTAATTAAAGCCAACCTCCAAAAGACCATCAACCCTTGAACATACAGCAGTGTggtaagaactacctaaaatgacaggaaccatctttgagaaaaacttgtttttaaCGTTGATTTTAACTTTAGTTTTGTGAATGTTTCATCCACCATCATGGAGGACACAGGGTTTAtgacttatactgcagccagccaccagggatCATTCAAGAGGTTAGGaattcacttttggggagcagtcatgtcgtccatctgtttaaatggttttaatACAGTGGCACTCACCTTATTTGTCGTAATGAATCGATTTTCACTCTGTCATAGCCTCCGTAATCCACATATCTAATCTCCACCTCATTGGTTTCTTTATAGAAGGTGATGACCTGGGCTCTCCACCAGGCACCTTCCACCGCCGGAGCTGCACAGATCACACCAActggaagacacacaaacagacaaattatTGATGCTGTAGGTCCCAGTGAAATCATGCTGAGTCATGCCCTGGGGTCATGGCAACTCTTTTTGTGTTGAGGTGCTGACTTTTTATAGAAACTAAATATTTACAAAGtcaaatttgaaaaaaggtATTTATAATCCTAAAGCAGGATTTGCTTTACCCAATAAAGCGTATGCACACTTAAACTGCCTTGAGCTTCATGTAAGATGACAAGACACGCAACTGGTAACAATGCATGTGACCCTTCTTCACtctaatatatattaattaatttaatgcaACACAATTTTGCTTCTTTTTAATTTGCTGAGAAAAGAAAGTCCACAGTCCTTAACCAATTATTTTTGTTCTCACcaatttaacatgtttttttttgtgatatttgaAGATGCAGTTCAAGCTGCTTATGCTGTCAAAGATTTACAAGAGAAGAGAATGACTGAAAGGGCAGAAACATCACAAGTGTGCTCTGATCCCACCATGTGACCACGGTTACCTTCAGCAGGTGAGGGCAGGGCCGGGGTGCCAGGCTGGGAGTAGCAGAGGAACATCTGCTGGTCGAGGCTTCGCAGGGCGTGGAAGGTGGGGTGCGTGTGCTGCTGGACAAAGATGTGGCCGGCTGACACGATGTTCACCACTATCACTTCAACTGTCACTCCACTGGGGAGCAGGAGCTGAGAGGACAAATGACAAGTCAGAAACTGTTACTGCTCCAGCAAATTAGGACAATTACCATCTAGAGTTCATGTAATTTGACTAAAACCTCACTAATCTTGTCCTGGAATGTAAAGCAGCAGCCaatgaataaacatttaaaataaaacaccttgAAGGTTATAGCTTTAATTATGCCAATTGTAAAATCTACTTTGCAAACCACTGGAAGAAGATGACTATTGATGAATTCATGTTCCGGTGTTGTTAAGTCCTGTCTGATATGAGAACAAACCTACGTGTATGTGCAGCATGTTGGTGTCTTTTTAGTCTTTTAACTGGATTATCTGTTGCAGCATATTTTCTCACCAGTGACCAGAGGAAACACTTGTGGTGCTCTGTCGTTCTAATGTGACAGGACGGAGTACGAAAGATTTTTACAGGTGCTGaatctagatttttttttcattctgtactTTTAGGTAGCTTATTTGGTTATGAAAATGAtgaatactgttatttcaagcAGTATTGTATATAAACTACACATTCTACTGGATTGACTGGCCTTTAACAACATATTGTCACTGCACATGATGTCTGAGAGAGAGGCAAAAGGGAATGAGAGATTTGTTGAATGTGCAGCTTAACGGATCTGTGTAGTTTACCTAACTAAAAATGAATCCAAAATGGCACCTGTCACCAACTGTGACTCAAGGTGAGGCCACTGAACGGCTTAATGTCTTTGTTGCGTTACTTCCACACAACAAGGACTAAATTAGTAAATTAATAAACTTATTTTTTGACAAACACTTCCCGCTAGTCGACAGTTTCCGTCTCTGTTCattttgtataaaaacaaaactattgaAACTTCTCTTTACAATTCCCCCCCTCTTGGATTAACATTACACAACTAAAAGGATTTTCAGGAGTTATATGGCCCATCCTTACCCAGGAGGTCATAGGAAGTGATGGCAATGTGAGTTGGGGCACTGGGGGTGCATATAGGTTTGTTAAGTCCAGATCTTTGAACTTCTTCCCAATCAACGACAGGGCTTTGTCCACCTGCTGCTGCgtacctgcagagagagaccACACAGTTAGTTTAGGTGCAGTCCAGAACAAGTTACTGTGACACGATCTGCTGGTTTTCTCCCACTGACAATCTGGTTTCCTGCAATCCCAACCCCTTCACACCAAGACGACATGAGTTGAACCACTCACCCTCTATGTGACAGATCTGGAAGTCCTGGGTGTAAGGCAGGGTGGAGATGTAGATCTTTGCACCGGAGTTTTGCTTGATGAAACTGACGAATCTTCCCTGCTTGCCGATTAACCGCCCGACAAGTTGCTGGTTCAGGAAGACACACAGATGAGATGTCACGTCAAAAGGTCCACGCATTAATACAAAACAAGAACGTAACAAACACCAAGAGCCAAGCCATAAATACAGACTCTTCTTAATACAAACAAACTTATTCCCTATACATTATTTGCGTCTAGTAAGTTTAGTCTTGAGACAATAcaattcaaaaaagaaaaattgccTGATCTTTTCAATGAATTCTCAGTCTgcaattatattattatattccaAAATATTGGAAAGCCTTTTCTTCCAAGTCAACTTGATTAAGAGTCAGCATATATGGGTGAACTGCTGCACAATCGCTGGGAAAGAGGAAGTGTCCTTTATCCCTTTTTATCACGTCACTTGTCCTGACTCACCTTTGGCACCTCGATCTCCCAGATGATGAGCTCAGAGCCCGAGGGGACAGCGTGGTTGCTCTGGCTTTCCCCAGTACCCATGGTGCAGCCACTGTCCATTGAGTCCATACTATTCACATCAGAGcctggacacacaaacatacatacacagacaaTAATCAGTAACCAACCCCTTTACCAGCAATATTCTACTTCACAACAATGTTAATAGTTCCGGACCAGATGCACATTAAATCCTACACTACTTCTTGCGCACAGGAAATACTTGGGACATAAAAACAGTTTAGGAAAACTTCAGAAGAGTTGTCCTGAGCTTTGAACTTGTCGTTGCTTCTCAGCTCAGTGATTGTGTTGTAGGTTTTCAGGCGCATCAACATTAAACGGCTCAGCAAATATATTCAGTTCCCTTTGTTTACTTTTCTAAGAAAAATGTCTCGCCAAATGCCTGAAGGGCTTTCGCAAAGTCACCAGCATATTCAGATTTCATAGCAGACTTGTTTTCACAGGAGGAAAATACAGTGTTTGCACACATCAAACAATTTGACTCAAACAAGGCTCCTTCAAAACTTCTCAAACGGAATGAGGTTTCAGCTTCCTTGCTTTAAGCTTGTATACTACAAAACCTGCCTGCACACCATTGTCTCTGTCAGTTTGGACTTGCTGTCCACTCAAACTCTGCTGAAGAGTATTTACTTTATTAAAGTGACTTGTAACTCATCCAGTTTAGCTCCATGTTTCCAGCTTGAACGACACTTGAATCAGTCTTTTTCATCACAGCCAGCACGTTGCTGCAAACTggaaataattgtgttttttcatttctttgggAAAGTCTGtaccttgttttattttctcgaGTCACCATGATTCCAGCAGTGACACATAACAGCTGAATTAGTTACTTTCACCCTGACAGTGACCTTACAGACATGAAGCCTGAAGGAACGACCTTGGAGCGCATGTTACTCTATTATTTTATGATATTGTCTATATGCACTAAGAGGGGACATTTTTTGTATATCAGAGAGgctttttgtactttttgccTCACAGGCTgtatatcatttagctgacgctttttatccaaagcgacttacatttttagaacactcatcattttatgaggggccatctaggggttcagtatcttgccaaggacacttaggcatgcagatgggatagagtgggattcgaaccggcaaccttcttgttgcagagcacccgctctatcccctaggccacactctccccgTATATAGCTTGAGGATGAATATTCTGCAACCCTGCTTTGGGGATATGTTAAGCATTTAAATGAGGTTTTTGAGAGACATTAGTGTGCTGGTGTAAAGATGAGTATTTACGTTGGATTCTACATCACAATCAGCCTGGTTGCATTTAATAGGTAatgctttttttcctctcagatcTCCAGTCAAAGTGCTCACTCATGTCATTCTAcgaaaagacaaagacacaaacatcatTATCACTGCTTCACAACAAAAGCGTTCCACCACAATAACATAAAGTATTTTATACTACTACacttattaaatataaaatgtcatcCCAGCCAAGCAGAAGAGAACTATTCTGGTCATGTGGGCATTTCAGGAAAGGTAGGTCTGACCCGAGACACGTGGGACAAACTGCACCCTGAAGGcctcagggaggaggaggtcatcAAGCTGCTTCAGGAGTATTCTGAGCTTGGGCAGATCAAATTCCACAGTGACATCATACCAGCTGGCTGAAGGGGAATACCATGGGGAACTATGTTCTCTGACAGGACGGGTCCTATGGAGTTGCCATTACATGTCGGAGAAAGGGCGATGGAGTTGATTTTAgagctgtcactttttattcaaaattctACCATTCATTCAATTGTATTCAACCTGTAATGGCCAATGCAAATTCAAAATATCCAATCTAGAAGCGCATCAGACTCTGTGAAGTAGTTTGTCTCCAGATCCAGCAGAGGGCTTTCACTGTCAGCTTGATCTATTGCACCCCCTTGACCAATCTGTAAAATAAGTCAGTAAGGATAGGTTTTTTTGCTATGAAAGTGGAGGAGGCTAGCAAGCAAAGCCGTCCTGAGCGGAGTATCATGAAACCAGAGCATCGGAGAAGCAGCCTGTGGAAGTATTGTGGGTTCTACAATGTAAGTGGTCAAGTTATGATCAAAGGTGAAACTGTCAGTCTTAGTACAACGCAACTgccttataaaaaaaaaaaaactgtgcagCTGAGGAGGCATCACAGACCAGAGGAATGTGTTTAAGTGTTCAACCTCCTCTGGAAATATTTAACAGAGTGTGAGTCATGTGAAATCTGTTCAAACTTGATTTTCGTCAAAACTGACTGACCTAGATGTTGGATTGATTGAAGCCACTGGAGCAGAAAGGCGGTGCAGTCATGTTTTAGATCTGTGCAGCAGTCTTTGACGTTGGCTCAGTAATTACATTTAGAAGTGTAATTAAAACGAGTTTGAATTGGGGGCTCACTTAGTGGACGGTACCAGATCTTTTTAGTGAAAGGGAGCTgggggagataaaaaaaagactggGCCAGTTGAAGACTGATGATGGTTCTGGAGGATGTCACTGACATTTTCACAAGGGGAGCTAAGGATGCACCGATCCAACAGTGATATGGTCTATTGATGTGATACTGACTCAAATGGCTTGGGGATAACTGCCAATAGATTTAATCTATTCTGTTGAATTCTATATCATTCAATGTTAACATCTACTTGAGTGTGTCACTTATCAGCAGTGCACTGGTGGATCCCCAGACAGACAAGGTGAGTTGATTAGAGGGAAAAATATGTTGTGATTGCAATACTGTATAGTATtgtgcagtttgtttgttttttcttatcagtctcagattttatttgtatttgtaactCATATTCTTAAATCACAATATGTCTATAGGGCAAAGTAGGGTTGTCAGCATACGACTTGGGCAACTGCTTTGAAAAAGCTGATGCATCTATCAGATTTTGAAACTCTACAATATCACTATTGGCCTCAGACACAGTATCAGGACTTAGCAACACTGCTTACACCAAAGCCCACAACAATCAGATTGATGTCTCACCTCCCGACTGGTCCGTCTCCACCTCACATGTCCCATGAGCTCCATTCCTCAGGCCCATTCCGTTGAGTctctttatttcacatgcagCATCCACAGAGTTTTCTTCAGTCACGTCCAAAACTGATGTGTCAGTGGCAGTCTCAACCAGCGACCCAGGCTGTGTGGCTTCTCTTGCTGACAAGTCTGTAACTTGGATAACATCCATTTGGTTATCGAACATGCTGTTTTGAAGGTCCTCGCTGCTGATGCCATCCTCAGAGTGGCATGTGCTGCATGCTGAGTCCTCGGCCAGCACGGCTACTTCATCACCTTTCAGTTGCGTGTTTAGCAGTGGCACACTCTGTGCTTCTTCCTGCGATGGGGTTGGCCAGTGGCCTGTCTGAGTGTTTGTCTGATGAACCCTTTGCCTGAACTCAGCGGTCTCCCATAAGGGAGCTGAGCAGCATCCATTAGTCATTCCTGGCTGTTCTTTCTCTGTTGCCTCTCGAGACTCACAGCTGATCTGCGAGGAGCTTGTCAGTAGATGATGGTGGTCCTGCTGTGCAGTTATGATTGGCTCCTGTTGGGAGTGTTGTTTGCTGCTAGCCAgtggtgtgctgctgctgcagctgagctgGCTGTTGTCTGTGACCTGGCACATGTTAACCCCAAGGACCTCCTGAGTGGCTGCCGAAATGACCCCACATATGAGTCCAGCTGCCAGACGCTCCAGATCCTGATCCTCTTCACTGCTGGTGTGTATTTGGATGTCCCCTGGGGTCACTGATGAGGTGTTGGAGTCTTGGGCAATGGTCGAGGCTATGGAGGTTGGATCCGTATCTGCAGGTGTGCTCGTTAGAATAGGTTGATGAAAAGCCTGCGCCGATGGCGTTTCAAGAGTGTCAGCTTCTGATCGGATCCCTCTCTGCACTTTGGCTGGGGTGACTGCACAAACAATGATCTCATCTTGGGCATTAATAGTGCTGTGGTACTTTGCAACTTCTCCTTCTGGCTCAGGCCTCTCTGCGTCAGACAGGTAGGCTGTTGTGGGGGGGCAGCTGGTGACCTCATTAGACCGGCAAGGCAAGACCTCTTCTTCTGGAGCAGAGGCTGGTTCATTGAGCTGGTGTATCGCCAACTCTGTTACCAAACCAAGTGATGAGCTTGTCTCTGGGTCTTTATGGTCTTTCCAAGACACCTGCAGGC from Platichthys flesus chromosome 4, fPlaFle2.1, whole genome shotgun sequence includes:
- the akap1b gene encoding A kinase (PRKA) anchor protein 1b; translation: MPLRFRAVVPYTLPGVLALIGWWWYISRKKERLISLGSPEEAPTDIGLRTSSAEGSNGLIEKGTVSPTIDTECPTHRPQKVTDKKSDPENISLIHVLDSKAAPLPELNSGEAASLLGRIRGEEVHNACVLTQPAFGKGDSLQVSWKDHKDPETSSSLGLVTELAIHQLNEPASAPEEEVLPCRSNEVTSCPPTTAYLSDAERPEPEGEVAKYHSTINAQDEIIVCAVTPAKVQRGIRSEADTLETPSAQAFHQPILTSTPADTDPTSIASTIAQDSNTSSVTPGDIQIHTSSEEDQDLERLAAGLICGVISAATQEVLGVNMCQVTDNSQLSCSSSTPLASSKQHSQQEPIITAQQDHHHLLTSSSQISCESREATEKEQPGMTNGCCSAPLWETAEFRQRVHQTNTQTGHWPTPSQEEAQSVPLLNTQLKGDEVAVLAEDSACSTCHSEDGISSEDLQNSMFDNQMDVIQVTDLSAREATQPGSLVETATDTSVLDVTEENSVDAACEIKRLNGMGLRNGAHGTCEVETDQSGGSDVNSMDSMDSGCTMGTGESQSNHAVPSGSELIIWEIEVPKQLVGRLIGKQGRFVSFIKQNSGAKIYISTLPYTQDFQICHIEGTQQQVDKALSLIGKKFKDLDLTNLYAPPVPQLTLPSLPMTSWLLLPSGVTVEVIVVNIVSAGHIFVQQHTHPTFHALRSLDQQMFLCYSQPGTPALPSPAEVGVICAAPAVEGAWWRAQVITFYKETNEVEIRYVDYGGYDRVKIDSLRQIRSDFVTLPFQGAEVLLDSIAPIPGEDRFSPEATSALEELTRGVALLAQVSNYDNNTGLPLVHLWNMVGEEVISVNRTLAERGLGSWVEGF